A region of Vigna radiata var. radiata cultivar VC1973A chromosome 6, Vradiata_ver6, whole genome shotgun sequence DNA encodes the following proteins:
- the LOC106763044 gene encoding probable receptor-like protein kinase At1g11050, with the protein MDKQVRLFLLHLMSLLIVFTHGAAASSTCPMDLSYVASIPWNTSICRGHFDKDHCCDTLRSVFAIGLAELLKDTHLFYLPDANTSSACLHDFTRRLSALSISQNMVPLCFPNPSRFVFNSSACLGIRTTQDWNFRVDRNTPLYSTCNKDLKDKTRCRVCSEAAHTLTEKLTAFDPNADAKRCFYYIALYAAAVVNPFGTTDISTTSCILCLEHDVVVHGSSHGVELWKLGFALLGVVIGVVLAFVMIVVYRKWDKRKKQSVHHREIENKVRACVLPNAGAKWFRVEELERATERFSRKNVVGQGGDGVVYKGTLSDGAVVAVKEIYYLEGKGDEEFCYEVEIISKIKHRNLLALRGCCISSDDLEGKRRFMIYDFMPNGSLSDQMCSDGANRLTWPQRKKIIFDVAKGLAYLHYEIKPPIYHRDIKPTNILLDSKMNAKLADFGLAKQGSEDESHLTTRVAGTYGYVAPEYALYGQLTEKSDVYSFGIVILEIMSGRKVLDVLDSSACLITDWVWTMTESGKMEEVFDLSIREGQEKIMERFVLVGMLCSHLAVASRPTIVEALKMLEGVIDIPKLPERPMPLGHESFQSSLLHGLQRSA; encoded by the coding sequence ATGGATAAGCAAGTGAGGCTATTCCTTCTTCATTTGATGTCCCTCTTGATCGTGTTCACACATGGAGCTGCTGCATCTTCCACATGCCCCATGGATCTCTCCTACGTTGCTTCCATTCCCTGGAACACCTCAATATGCAGAGGCCATTTTGACAAGGATCACTGTTGCGACACGCTAAGGAGTGTTTTTGCCATTGGCCTCGCTGAGCTCCTCAAAGATACTCACTTATTTTACCTTCCTGATGCAAACACTTCCTCCGCTTGCTTACATGACTTCACACGCAGGCTTTCAGCCTTGTCCATCAGCCAAAACATGGTCCCTCTTTGCTTCCCCAACCCATCACGCTTTGTTTTCAACTCTTCGGCTTGTTTAGGTATCAGAACCACGCAAGATTGGAACTTTAGGGTGGACCGGAATACCCCTTTGTATTCAACTTGCAATAAGGACCTCAAAGACAAAACTCGCTGCAGAGTTTGCTCTGAGGCTGCTCACACACTCACAGAGAAGCTCACAGCATTTGACCCTAATGCTGACGCCAAAAGGTGTTTTTACTACATTGCGCTGTACGCTGCAGCTGTTGTTAACCCGTTTGGTACAACCGATATAAGCACCACTTCTTGCATACTTTGCCTGGAGCATGATGTGGTGGTACACGGGTCAAGTCATGGAGTAGAACTGTGGAAGCTGGGTTTTGCGTTGTTGGGTGTTGTTATTGGTGTTGTTCTTGCTTTTGTGATGATTGTTGTGTACAGGAAATGGGATAAGAGAAAGAAGCAGAGTGTTCATCACAGGGAGATTGAGAACAAGGTCAGAGCATGTGTTTTGCCTAATGCTGGGGCAAAATGGTTTCGTGTAGAGGAGCTTGAGCGTGCAACTGAGAGATTTTCGCGGAAGAATGTGGTTGGTCAAGGTGGTGATGGAGTTGTGTATAAAGGTACTCTTTCTGATGGTGCTGTGGTTGCTGTTAAGGAGATTTATTATTTGGAGGGTAAAGGGGATGAAGAGTTCTGCTATGAAGTGGAGATCATAAGCAAAATAAAGCACAGGAATCTTCTTGCTCTTCGGGGATGTTGCATTTCGAGTGATGATTTGGAAGGTAAGAGAAGGTTTATGATTTACGATTTTATGCCTAATGGGAGTCTCAGTGACCAAATGTGTTCAGATGGTGCTAATAGGCTAACATGGCCacaaaggaagaagataatCTTTGATGTGGCTAAGGGGCTTGCTTATTTGCATTATGAAATCAAACCCCCAATTTACCATCGTGACATAAAGCCTACCAACATACTTTTGGACTCCAAAATGAATGCTAAATTGGCAGATTTTGGGTTGGCCAAGCAAGGTTCTGAGGATGAGTCTCATCTCACCACAAGGGTTGCTGGCACATATGGTTATGTAGCACCAGAGTATGCTCTCTATGGGCAACTAACTGAGAAAAGTGATGTCTATAGTTTCGGTATTGTTATTCTTGAAATCATGAGTGGAAGGAAGGTGCTTGATGTTTTGGATTCATCTGCTTGTTTAATTACAGATTGGGTATGGACAATGACAGAATCTGGAAAGATGGAGGAAGTTTTTGATCTGTCAATAAGAGAAGGGCAAGAAAAAATTATGGAAAGGTTTGTTCTTGTTGGAATGCTATGTTCTCATTTGGCAGTGGCATCAAGGCCTACTATTGTTGAGGCCCTTAAGATGTTAGAAGGAGTCATTGACATTCCCAAATTACCTGAGAGGCCAATGCCACTGGGTCATGAGTCTTTCCAATCTTCTTTGTTGCATGGTTTACAAAGAAGTGCTTAA